Part of the Nitrospirota bacterium genome, GCCGCTCGGCCCGCGAGTAATCCCGTCGCCCAGGCCCATTGAAAGTTAAACCCGCCGATCCGTCCGTCGCAATCGAGGATTTCTCCAACCAGATAGAGGCCCGGAACCAGCTTCGACTCCATCGTGCGAAAATTAATTTCCTCCAGTAGAACACCACCCGCCGTAACCTCCGCATAGTTCCAGCCCCGATCCTGTAGCACTGGCAGCGGAAACTTTACGAGCCCTACCAATAGACGATCTCGGTCCTTCCTCGGAAGTTGACCGATGGCTGTCTGCCCATTGATTCCCAGATATCGGCAGAGGGACTCGGCGAATCGCTCCGTGGCCAGATGTGCCAGAGTGTTGATCAGCGAGCGACGAGGGGATCCCGCTGCTTGCTCCATGAACCATTGGCGGGCGGATTCTTGAGTCAGGGTCGGCAGGAAATTCACGGATAACTCAACCGGCTCGTTTTTTTCCCTGGCGCTTATCCAAAACCGGCTGGCATCCATCACGATTGGGCCACTGACCCCGAAGTGGGTCCAGAGCAAACTGCCGGTTCTTCGGTCTGCGACGTGGCCACTCACCGTCGTGGTCAATTCCACCTCCTGTGAGATGCCTGAGAGATCCTTATGAAATAGGGTCTCGTCCAGCACTAAGGGGGCTAGGGCCGGAGTGGTTGTACTGACCCGATGTCCCAGTCGACGGGCCAGCTCATAACCGAACCCGTCGCTCCCTGTTTTCGGAAGTGAGCGTCCACCTGTAGCCAGGATGACCTTCTTTGCCTGCAAGGTTCCGTAGGTATGGTGAATGACGAAACCAGATTCTGAGCCGGTCAGACGGGAGACGTCTGTCACTCGATGGTCTGGACGGATGACCACGCCGAGCTCGTGACAACGAGTAAGGAGTGCGGTCAAAACCGTTCTCGCCTTGTCGGTTACCGGAAAGAGCTTGCCGGTTTCTTCGCATTTGAGCTCGACCCCCAGCGAGGCAAACCAGTCGATCGTGGCCTGGACCGGAAAGGCAGCGAGCACATTCTTGATGATGTGACGATTACCGAAGAAGTCGGTGGCAGTCACGACATCATGCGTGACATTGCAGCGCCCACCTCCGGAGACAAGGATCTTCGCTCCGACAGTCTTGGCCCCATCGAGCAGGACAACCTGCAGTGGGAATCCTGTCCGCGCCGCCTCTTCCCCTGCGAAGATACCAGCAGCCAAGCCCGCAGCCCCGGCTCCGACAATACACAGATCAACTGTTGAATGTTCCATGGATTAGGCGCCTGGGCTATGTTTCGATCAGATTACCAACTACCAACCATCGAGAGAGTATCACGGTGGGCAGCCTGGTCGTCCTCCTGCTCGCGGAACGCGCACGATCGGAA contains:
- a CDS encoding NAD(P)/FAD-dependent oxidoreductase: MEHSTVDLCIVGAGAAGLAAGIFAGEEAARTGFPLQVVLLDGAKTVGAKILVSGGGRCNVTHDVVTATDFFGNRHIIKNVLAAFPVQATIDWFASLGVELKCEETGKLFPVTDKARTVLTALLTRCHELGVVIRPDHRVTDVSRLTGSESGFVIHHTYGTLQAKKVILATGGRSLPKTGSDGFGYELARRLGHRVSTTTPALAPLVLDETLFHKDLSGISQEVELTTTVSGHVADRRTGSLLWTHFGVSGPIVMDASRFWISAREKNEPVELSVNFLPTLTQESARQWFMEQAAGSPRRSLINTLAHLATERFAESLCRYLGINGQTAIGQLPRKDRDRLLVGLVKFPLPVLQDRGWNYAEVTAGGVLLEEINFRTMESKLVPGLYLVGEILDCDGRIGGFNFQWAWATGLLAGRAASATGRNDGAVRG